One window from the genome of Epinephelus moara isolate mb chromosome 21, YSFRI_EMoa_1.0, whole genome shotgun sequence encodes:
- the LOC126382820 gene encoding SUN domain-containing ossification factor-like isoform X2: protein MKMTPLLWRVVSVWLCMAVLFRYPSCYVGCTESHQEAQGPVSSQEVGTEEESGEKIHQHKVEESWVLPSQPPSEDEQLIEDDQQKQEQIIQEVDKKQSLEAFEAEEPAVEEELEADKGISQPEPEPEQSSENQHPETSITPDQASLLPSSHPVSELAAELEDNANTINLQDNIPDKQDIITNSVSDDAVDVAAPEVIDSDLPPADCEEEKNPYDNDSSPPIVLENTSNVHTAGTKTHTDPPLTSKTGPGTQPLEANTSHMLKKQDPSSPVTTGTDSSPSSKDPEDIPTFDEWTRKMMEVENEKTQSTHSSNNGAPHTVKKVQKNFNNYASVECGAKILGANPEAKSTSAILRENMDLYMLNPCSNKIWFIIELCEPIQVKQLDIANFELFSSTPKDFLVSISDRYPTNKWLKLGTFHARDERTVQSFPLDEHLYAKYVKVELVSHFGSEHFCPLSLIRVFGTSMVEEYEEIADPAERPDDQDDDLDYPPGYAPGEVKLSKNLIGSAKDVILNMVNNIAVNVLGGSPEMQGNLSSQEVNMTEPSSQLETTPQTTTTDLTSVPDTQVEEVLPDPDIPETVAPSSETSEPETPTEDTSKQELPPVEEKIIIPLEKDEEEPISSTIILLDKEEELDEEKEKRDQHKRQQKIQNYCSLLPSLSSSCSCAASLQEYLHRQCSALLSKKRRCQIVNRKQTIPPIQTPTWHLPPSPSACPEPEQHHSEVHQPHEQEQASEQEPESGASPAETPPGKTVESHKESMSEPPLLEPSQTSNLPTPSATDLSSAKATPIVETPQLSSEEPVRELKPEKSQDVLAEEKHIEPSVSLSSSVSVKPGVSATVDVASVAPTEKSDIEVSKPEINTPIQTPEKTDESQVLHPTTPPQLEHHPDPPVVPDSSTVPTEPTHPAPDTITELEPSGGPLVITENKIEDFAEDITTSSTGKPSSPTTPSLSDIYAEPPNGTEQNGNPVHGSSQKESVFMRLNNRIKALEMNMSLSGRYLEQLSQRYRKQMEEMQKAFNKTIIKLQNTSRIAEEQDQRQTESIHMLQGQLENVTQLVLNLSVRVSQLQNEVADRQNYLLLSLVVCLCLGLLLCVNHCRINTISPTAEPEPPIPKSYTYCCPERQFSSCDETGLKRSASYPLIHTLATTEGPEMLHAEETQSLCPANRKRRRRKMKPMEKVETLKPSFHAAPELCNGAVVCNGAPITTNPTPLTKRLLPPLFRDSPSEVSSEGSSHSDDPSFCGITRACSRICDGLPPPKTRAEKRALRRRRPKPSCAVVDFLQAPRRDRSEPLPISTIQDIMNRKTEQSSGTCGVNVALSGPV, encoded by the exons GTACCCTAGTTGCTATGTCGGTTGCACGGAGTCGCACCAGGAGGCCCAGGGGCCCGTGTCCTCACAGGAGGTCGGTACGGAGGAAGAGTCAGGGGAGAAGATTCATCAGCACAAG GTTGAGGAAAGCTGGGTCTTACCTTCCCAGCCCCCATCTGAAGATGAGCAGCTGATAGAGGATGATCAGCAAAAACAGGAGCAGATAATCCAAGAGGTGGACAAGAAACAATCTTTAGAG GCCTTTGAAGCAGAGGAGCCTGCTGTAGAAGAAGAGCTGGAGGCAGACAAAGGAATTTCACAACCTGAACCAGAACCTGAGCAAAGCTCTGAAAATCAGCATCCGGAAACCTCCATCACTCCAGACCAGGCATCACTGCTGCCTTCCTCTCACCCTGTCTCTGAACTTGCTGCTGAGCTTGAAGATAATGCAAACACCATCAACCTTCAGGACAACATCCCAGATAAGCAAGATATTATTACCAACag tgtttcagaTGATGCGGTTGACGTAGCTGCACCCGAGGTCATTGATTCTGACCTGCCTCCAGCTGActgtgaggaggagaagaaccCATATGACAATGATAG CAGTCCTCCAATTGTTCTGGAGAACACTTCCAATGTTCACACTGCAGGTACTAAAACCCACACGGACCCACCTCTGACTTCTAAGACTGGTCCTGGCACACAGCCTCTAGAGGCCAACACCTCACACATGCTGAAAAAGCAG GACCCGAGCTCCCCTGTTACCACAGGCACAGATTCCAGTCCGAGCAGCAAAGACCCCGAGGACATCCCCACTTTTGATGAGTGGACGCGGAAGATGATGGAGGTCGAGAATGAAAAGA CTCAGTCTACTCATTCTTCCAACAACGGGGCTCCTCACACGGTGAAGAAGGTCCAGAAGAACTTTAATAACTACGCCTCAGTGGAGTGTGGAGCTAAGATCCTTGGCGCTAACCCAGAGGCAAAG AGCACTTCAGCCATACTGAGGGAGAACATGGACTTGTACATGTTAAACCCCTGTAGTAATAAAATCTG GTTCATCATTGAGCTCTGTGAGCCCATCCAGGTGAAGCAGCTGGACATCGCTAACTTTGAGTTATTCTCTTCTACGCCCAAGGACTTTCTCGTCTCCATCAGTGACAG ATATCCGACAAACAAGTGGCTGAAGCTGGGAACCTTTCATGCCCGGGATGAACGCACAGTCCAGAGCTTCCCATTGGACGAGCACCTCTATGCTAAATATGTGAAG gTAGAGCTGGTCTCTCACTTTGGCTCTGAACATTTCTGCCCTCTCAGTCTCATAAG GGTGTTTGGCACAAGCATGGTGGAAGAGTACGAGGAGATCGCTGATCCAGCAGAAAGACCAGATGATCAGGATGATGATTTGG ATTATCCTCCTGGATACGCACCTGGTGAAGTCAAGTTATCCAAGAACCTGATTGGATCAGCAAAGG ATGTCATCTTGAACATGGTAAATAACATTGCCGTCAATGTTCTCGGTGGAAGCCCAGAAATGCAAG gcAACCTTTcatcacaggaagtgaacatgACTGAGCCATCATCCCAACTTGAAACTACCCCTCAAACTACCACTACAGACCTCACCTCAGT TCCAGACACACAAGTGGAAGAGGTTTTACCAGACCCTGATATCCCTGAAACTGTAGCCCCATCCTCAGAGACCTCTGAGCCAGAGACGCCTACCGAAGATACAAGCAAACAAGAGCTCCCCCCAGTGGAGGAAAAAATAATCATTCCTTTAGAGAAAGATGAAGAAGAGCCCATCAGCTCTACAATCATCCTTTTGGATAAGGAGGAGGAGTTGGatgaagaaaaggagaaaagggaTCAACATAAGCGACAACAAAAAATCCAGAACTACTGTTCACTacttccttctctttcttcctcgTGCTCTTGTGCAGCATCCCTCCAGGAGTATCTGCATAGGCAGTGTTCAGCTCTGCTCTCCAAAAAACGGAGATGCCAAATTGTGAACAGAAAGCAAACGATTCCTCCCATCCAAACACCCACTTGGCACCTACCCCCATCCCCATCTGCTTGCCCTGAACCCGAGCAGCACCATAGTGAGGTACACCAGCCCCATGAACAAGAACAAGCCTCTGAACAGGAGCCAGAGAGCGGAGCCAGCCCGGCGGAAACGCCTCCGGGGAAAACAGTCGAATCTCATAAAGAGTCTATGTCCGAACCTCCTCTGCTGGAGCCCAGTCAAACCTCGAACCTCCCCACACCCAGTGCCACTGACTTATCCTCTGCCAAAGCTACCCCTATTGTGGAGACACCACAGCTGTCTTCTGAGGAACCAGTGAGGGAGCTGAAGCCAGAAAAGAGCCAGGATGTGCTGGCTGAAGAGAAGCACATTGAGCCTTCAGTGTCTCTTAGTAGCTCCGTCTCTGTAAAACCTGGTGTCAGTGCCACAGTGGATGTCGCCTCAGTGGCACCAACAGAGAAGTCTGACATTGAGGTTTCTAAACCAGAGATAAACACCCCCATCCAAACCCCAGAAAAGACAGATGAATCCCAAGTTCTCCATCCCACCACCCCCCCTCAGTTAGAGCATCACCCTGACCCTCCAGTTGTCCCTGACAGTAGTACTGTTCCCACTGAGCCTACCCACCCTGCTCCAGACACCATTACAGAACTTGAGCCCTCTGGTGGTCCCCTGGTcatcacagaaaataagatcGAGGATTTTGCCGAAGACATCACTACATCATCAACTGGCAAACCTTCCTCGCCTACCACACCGTCCCTCTCAGACATCTATGCAGAGCCCCCCAACGGCACGGAGCAGAACGGGAACCCAGTGCACGGCTCCAGCCAGAAGGAGTCTGTGTTCATGAGACTCAACAACCGCATCAAGGCCCTGGAGATGAACATGTCACTGAGTGGACGCTACCTGGAGCAGCTAAGCCAGAG GTATCGAAAGCAGATGGAGGAGATGCAGAAGGCTTTCAACAAAACCATCATTAAACTCCAGAACACGTCTAGAATAGCAGAGGAGCAG GACCAGCGTCAGACTGAGTCCATTCATATGCTGCAGGGCCAGCTGGAGAATGTGACTCAGCTGGTTCTCAACCTGTCTGTCAGAGTCAGCCAGCTGCAGAATGAG GTTGCAGACAGGCAGAACTACCTTCTGCTGTCtctggtggtgtgtctgtgtcttggcctgctgctgtgtgtcaaCCACTGCCGCATCAACACAATTTCTCCAACCGCAGAACCAGAGCCACCCATACCTAAAAGCTACACCTACTGCTGTCCTGAAAG GCAGTTCTCTTCCTGTGATGAGACGGGCTTGAAGAGGAGCGCTTCCTAtccactcatacacacactcgcCACCACTGAAG GCCCTGAAATGCTGCACGCAGAGGAGACGCAGAGTCTTTGTCCAGCTAACAGAAAG AGGAGACGCCGTAAGATGAAACCCATGGAGAAAGTGGAGACTCTGAAACCTTCTTTTCACGCAGCTCCTGAACTGTGTAACGGAGCTGTTGTGTGTAACGGTGCACCCATCACCACAAACCCCACCCCCCTCACAAAAAGGTTACTTCCACCTCTGTTTAGAGACTCGCCATCAGAGGTCAGCTCGGAGGGCTCGTCACATTCAGACGACCCCTCCTTCTGTGGCATCACCAGAGCTTGCAGCCGGATCTGTGACGGGCTCCCTCCACCCAAGACCCGGGCGGAGAAACGGGCATTAAGACGCAGGCGTCCAAAGCCCAGCTGCGCGGTGGTAGACTTTCTTCAAGCCCCACGGAGGGACAGGAGCGAACCATTGCCCATCTCTACCATACAGGACATCATGAACAGGAAAACGGAGCAAAGCTCTGGGACATGTGGGGTGAACGTCGCCCTCTCGGGTCCTGTTTGA
- the LOC126382820 gene encoding SUN domain-containing ossification factor-like isoform X1 — protein sequence MKMTPLLWRVVSVWLCMAVLFRYPSCYVGCTESHQEAQGPVSSQEVGTEEESGEKIHQHKVEESWVLPSQPPSEDEQLIEDDQQKQEQIIQEVDKKQSLEAFEAEEPAVEEELEADKGISQPEPEPEQSSENQHPETSITPDQASLLPSSHPVSELAAELEDNANTINLQDNIPDKQDIITNSVSDDAVDVAAPEVIDSDLPPADCEEEKNPYDNDSSPPIVLENTSNVHTAGTKTHTDPPLTSKTGPGTQPLEANTSHMLKKQDPSSPVTTGTDSSPSSKDPEDIPTFDEWTRKMMEVENEKTQSTHSSNNGAPHTVKKVQKNFNNYASVECGAKILGANPEAKSTSAILRENMDLYMLNPCSNKIWFIIELCEPIQVKQLDIANFELFSSTPKDFLVSISDRYPTNKWLKLGTFHARDERTVQSFPLDEHLYAKYVKMFTKYIKVELVSHFGSEHFCPLSLIRVFGTSMVEEYEEIADPAERPDDQDDDLDYPPGYAPGEVKLSKNLIGSAKDVILNMVNNIAVNVLGGSPEMQGNLSSQEVNMTEPSSQLETTPQTTTTDLTSVPDTQVEEVLPDPDIPETVAPSSETSEPETPTEDTSKQELPPVEEKIIIPLEKDEEEPISSTIILLDKEEELDEEKEKRDQHKRQQKIQNYCSLLPSLSSSCSCAASLQEYLHRQCSALLSKKRRCQIVNRKQTIPPIQTPTWHLPPSPSACPEPEQHHSEVHQPHEQEQASEQEPESGASPAETPPGKTVESHKESMSEPPLLEPSQTSNLPTPSATDLSSAKATPIVETPQLSSEEPVRELKPEKSQDVLAEEKHIEPSVSLSSSVSVKPGVSATVDVASVAPTEKSDIEVSKPEINTPIQTPEKTDESQVLHPTTPPQLEHHPDPPVVPDSSTVPTEPTHPAPDTITELEPSGGPLVITENKIEDFAEDITTSSTGKPSSPTTPSLSDIYAEPPNGTEQNGNPVHGSSQKESVFMRLNNRIKALEMNMSLSGRYLEQLSQRYRKQMEEMQKAFNKTIIKLQNTSRIAEEQDQRQTESIHMLQGQLENVTQLVLNLSVRVSQLQNEVADRQNYLLLSLVVCLCLGLLLCVNHCRINTISPTAEPEPPIPKSYTYCCPERQFSSCDETGLKRSASYPLIHTLATTEGPEMLHAEETQSLCPANRKRRRRKMKPMEKVETLKPSFHAAPELCNGAVVCNGAPITTNPTPLTKRLLPPLFRDSPSEVSSEGSSHSDDPSFCGITRACSRICDGLPPPKTRAEKRALRRRRPKPSCAVVDFLQAPRRDRSEPLPISTIQDIMNRKTEQSSGTCGVNVALSGPV from the exons GTACCCTAGTTGCTATGTCGGTTGCACGGAGTCGCACCAGGAGGCCCAGGGGCCCGTGTCCTCACAGGAGGTCGGTACGGAGGAAGAGTCAGGGGAGAAGATTCATCAGCACAAG GTTGAGGAAAGCTGGGTCTTACCTTCCCAGCCCCCATCTGAAGATGAGCAGCTGATAGAGGATGATCAGCAAAAACAGGAGCAGATAATCCAAGAGGTGGACAAGAAACAATCTTTAGAG GCCTTTGAAGCAGAGGAGCCTGCTGTAGAAGAAGAGCTGGAGGCAGACAAAGGAATTTCACAACCTGAACCAGAACCTGAGCAAAGCTCTGAAAATCAGCATCCGGAAACCTCCATCACTCCAGACCAGGCATCACTGCTGCCTTCCTCTCACCCTGTCTCTGAACTTGCTGCTGAGCTTGAAGATAATGCAAACACCATCAACCTTCAGGACAACATCCCAGATAAGCAAGATATTATTACCAACag tgtttcagaTGATGCGGTTGACGTAGCTGCACCCGAGGTCATTGATTCTGACCTGCCTCCAGCTGActgtgaggaggagaagaaccCATATGACAATGATAG CAGTCCTCCAATTGTTCTGGAGAACACTTCCAATGTTCACACTGCAGGTACTAAAACCCACACGGACCCACCTCTGACTTCTAAGACTGGTCCTGGCACACAGCCTCTAGAGGCCAACACCTCACACATGCTGAAAAAGCAG GACCCGAGCTCCCCTGTTACCACAGGCACAGATTCCAGTCCGAGCAGCAAAGACCCCGAGGACATCCCCACTTTTGATGAGTGGACGCGGAAGATGATGGAGGTCGAGAATGAAAAGA CTCAGTCTACTCATTCTTCCAACAACGGGGCTCCTCACACGGTGAAGAAGGTCCAGAAGAACTTTAATAACTACGCCTCAGTGGAGTGTGGAGCTAAGATCCTTGGCGCTAACCCAGAGGCAAAG AGCACTTCAGCCATACTGAGGGAGAACATGGACTTGTACATGTTAAACCCCTGTAGTAATAAAATCTG GTTCATCATTGAGCTCTGTGAGCCCATCCAGGTGAAGCAGCTGGACATCGCTAACTTTGAGTTATTCTCTTCTACGCCCAAGGACTTTCTCGTCTCCATCAGTGACAG ATATCCGACAAACAAGTGGCTGAAGCTGGGAACCTTTCATGCCCGGGATGAACGCACAGTCCAGAGCTTCCCATTGGACGAGCACCTCTATGCTAAATATGTGAAG ATGTTCACCAAGTACATAAAG gTAGAGCTGGTCTCTCACTTTGGCTCTGAACATTTCTGCCCTCTCAGTCTCATAAG GGTGTTTGGCACAAGCATGGTGGAAGAGTACGAGGAGATCGCTGATCCAGCAGAAAGACCAGATGATCAGGATGATGATTTGG ATTATCCTCCTGGATACGCACCTGGTGAAGTCAAGTTATCCAAGAACCTGATTGGATCAGCAAAGG ATGTCATCTTGAACATGGTAAATAACATTGCCGTCAATGTTCTCGGTGGAAGCCCAGAAATGCAAG gcAACCTTTcatcacaggaagtgaacatgACTGAGCCATCATCCCAACTTGAAACTACCCCTCAAACTACCACTACAGACCTCACCTCAGT TCCAGACACACAAGTGGAAGAGGTTTTACCAGACCCTGATATCCCTGAAACTGTAGCCCCATCCTCAGAGACCTCTGAGCCAGAGACGCCTACCGAAGATACAAGCAAACAAGAGCTCCCCCCAGTGGAGGAAAAAATAATCATTCCTTTAGAGAAAGATGAAGAAGAGCCCATCAGCTCTACAATCATCCTTTTGGATAAGGAGGAGGAGTTGGatgaagaaaaggagaaaagggaTCAACATAAGCGACAACAAAAAATCCAGAACTACTGTTCACTacttccttctctttcttcctcgTGCTCTTGTGCAGCATCCCTCCAGGAGTATCTGCATAGGCAGTGTTCAGCTCTGCTCTCCAAAAAACGGAGATGCCAAATTGTGAACAGAAAGCAAACGATTCCTCCCATCCAAACACCCACTTGGCACCTACCCCCATCCCCATCTGCTTGCCCTGAACCCGAGCAGCACCATAGTGAGGTACACCAGCCCCATGAACAAGAACAAGCCTCTGAACAGGAGCCAGAGAGCGGAGCCAGCCCGGCGGAAACGCCTCCGGGGAAAACAGTCGAATCTCATAAAGAGTCTATGTCCGAACCTCCTCTGCTGGAGCCCAGTCAAACCTCGAACCTCCCCACACCCAGTGCCACTGACTTATCCTCTGCCAAAGCTACCCCTATTGTGGAGACACCACAGCTGTCTTCTGAGGAACCAGTGAGGGAGCTGAAGCCAGAAAAGAGCCAGGATGTGCTGGCTGAAGAGAAGCACATTGAGCCTTCAGTGTCTCTTAGTAGCTCCGTCTCTGTAAAACCTGGTGTCAGTGCCACAGTGGATGTCGCCTCAGTGGCACCAACAGAGAAGTCTGACATTGAGGTTTCTAAACCAGAGATAAACACCCCCATCCAAACCCCAGAAAAGACAGATGAATCCCAAGTTCTCCATCCCACCACCCCCCCTCAGTTAGAGCATCACCCTGACCCTCCAGTTGTCCCTGACAGTAGTACTGTTCCCACTGAGCCTACCCACCCTGCTCCAGACACCATTACAGAACTTGAGCCCTCTGGTGGTCCCCTGGTcatcacagaaaataagatcGAGGATTTTGCCGAAGACATCACTACATCATCAACTGGCAAACCTTCCTCGCCTACCACACCGTCCCTCTCAGACATCTATGCAGAGCCCCCCAACGGCACGGAGCAGAACGGGAACCCAGTGCACGGCTCCAGCCAGAAGGAGTCTGTGTTCATGAGACTCAACAACCGCATCAAGGCCCTGGAGATGAACATGTCACTGAGTGGACGCTACCTGGAGCAGCTAAGCCAGAG GTATCGAAAGCAGATGGAGGAGATGCAGAAGGCTTTCAACAAAACCATCATTAAACTCCAGAACACGTCTAGAATAGCAGAGGAGCAG GACCAGCGTCAGACTGAGTCCATTCATATGCTGCAGGGCCAGCTGGAGAATGTGACTCAGCTGGTTCTCAACCTGTCTGTCAGAGTCAGCCAGCTGCAGAATGAG GTTGCAGACAGGCAGAACTACCTTCTGCTGTCtctggtggtgtgtctgtgtcttggcctgctgctgtgtgtcaaCCACTGCCGCATCAACACAATTTCTCCAACCGCAGAACCAGAGCCACCCATACCTAAAAGCTACACCTACTGCTGTCCTGAAAG GCAGTTCTCTTCCTGTGATGAGACGGGCTTGAAGAGGAGCGCTTCCTAtccactcatacacacactcgcCACCACTGAAG GCCCTGAAATGCTGCACGCAGAGGAGACGCAGAGTCTTTGTCCAGCTAACAGAAAG AGGAGACGCCGTAAGATGAAACCCATGGAGAAAGTGGAGACTCTGAAACCTTCTTTTCACGCAGCTCCTGAACTGTGTAACGGAGCTGTTGTGTGTAACGGTGCACCCATCACCACAAACCCCACCCCCCTCACAAAAAGGTTACTTCCACCTCTGTTTAGAGACTCGCCATCAGAGGTCAGCTCGGAGGGCTCGTCACATTCAGACGACCCCTCCTTCTGTGGCATCACCAGAGCTTGCAGCCGGATCTGTGACGGGCTCCCTCCACCCAAGACCCGGGCGGAGAAACGGGCATTAAGACGCAGGCGTCCAAAGCCCAGCTGCGCGGTGGTAGACTTTCTTCAAGCCCCACGGAGGGACAGGAGCGAACCATTGCCCATCTCTACCATACAGGACATCATGAACAGGAAAACGGAGCAAAGCTCTGGGACATGTGGGGTGAACGTCGCCCTCTCGGGTCCTGTTTGA